The Streptomyces camelliae genome window below encodes:
- a CDS encoding glycosyltransferase: MLTSFFIAAVSLALFWMAAFTLWWQMHAWRTPEVLASTRFGRPDGAEHLSFSLLVPARHEQAVLDHTIQRLLESTHADFEIIVIVGHDDPETSEVARAAAERDKRVRVVVDTHEKKNKPKAMNTALPHCRGDVVGVFDAEDQVHPELLAHVDHAFRTTDADVVQGGVQLINFHSSWYSLRNCLEYFFWFRSRLHLHAQKGFIPLGGNTVFVRTDVLRAADGWDPDCLAEDCDLGVRLSSVGKKVVVAYDSDMVTREETPGSLMSLLKQRTRWNQGFLQVYRKKDWRQLPGFGQRLLARYTLMTPFMQAFSGVIIPLNAAVALFLDVPVGVAFLTFLPLVTAVVTFVFEVVGLHDFGVQYGLRVRFAHYAKLIVGGPFYQVLLAGAAIRAVWREQRGRNDWELTSHVGAHLTAAETIREDVPA, encoded by the coding sequence TTGCTGACGTCTTTCTTCATCGCTGCCGTTTCGCTTGCCCTTTTCTGGATGGCGGCCTTCACTCTGTGGTGGCAGATGCACGCGTGGCGTACGCCCGAGGTGCTGGCCTCCACCCGGTTCGGCAGACCGGACGGCGCCGAACACCTGTCGTTCTCGCTGCTGGTGCCGGCCCGCCATGAACAGGCGGTGCTCGACCACACCATCCAGCGGCTGCTGGAGTCCACACACGCCGACTTCGAGATCATCGTGATCGTCGGCCACGACGACCCGGAGACGAGTGAGGTGGCCCGCGCGGCCGCCGAGCGCGACAAGCGCGTCCGGGTCGTCGTCGACACCCACGAGAAGAAGAACAAGCCCAAGGCCATGAACACGGCGCTGCCGCACTGCCGCGGTGACGTCGTCGGGGTCTTCGACGCCGAGGACCAGGTCCATCCGGAGCTGCTCGCGCACGTCGACCACGCCTTCCGCACGACCGACGCGGACGTCGTCCAGGGCGGCGTCCAGCTCATCAACTTCCACTCCAGCTGGTACAGCCTGCGCAACTGCCTGGAGTACTTCTTCTGGTTCCGCTCCCGGCTGCATCTGCACGCGCAGAAGGGGTTCATCCCGCTCGGCGGCAACACCGTCTTCGTCCGGACGGACGTGCTGCGGGCGGCCGACGGCTGGGACCCCGACTGCCTCGCCGAGGACTGCGACCTGGGTGTCCGGCTGTCGTCCGTCGGCAAGAAGGTCGTCGTCGCCTACGACTCCGACATGGTCACCCGCGAGGAGACACCGGGCTCGCTCATGTCGCTGCTCAAGCAGCGCACCCGCTGGAACCAGGGCTTCCTCCAGGTCTACCGGAAGAAGGACTGGCGCCAACTGCCGGGATTCGGGCAGCGGTTGCTCGCCCGGTACACCCTGATGACCCCGTTCATGCAGGCCTTCTCCGGGGTGATCATCCCGCTGAACGCGGCCGTCGCGCTCTTCCTCGACGTCCCCGTCGGCGTCGCCTTCCTCACCTTCCTGCCGCTGGTCACCGCCGTCGTCACCTTCGTCTTCGAGGTGGTCGGGCTGCATGACTTCGGCGTCCAGTACGGACTCAGGGTCCGCTTCGCCCACTACGCCAAGCTCATCGTGGGCGGCCCCTTCTATCAGGTCCTCCTCGCCGGTGCCGCGATCCGCGCCGTGTGGCGCGAGCAACGCGGCCGCAACGACTGGGAGTTGACCTCGCACGTCGGCGCGCACCTCACCGCGGCCGAGACGATCCGAGAGGACGTTCCTGCGTGA
- a CDS encoding Mut7-C RNAse domain-containing protein yields the protein MNAAEIHVEVAPALHVFVPQARRAGTTPLATDGVSTLGHVIESLGVPLTEVGALLVDGHEVPVSHIPKPGEHVSVRPVARPQQVPGAPLRFLLDVHLGTLARRLRLLGVDTAYESTDIGDPALAARSAAEKRVMLSRDRGLLRRRELWAGAFVYSTRPDDQLHDVLDRFAPALHPWTRCTACNGLLKQATKEELADQLKGGTQRSYDVFAQCTSCGRAYWKGAHHDQLEAVVERALSMRTQGD from the coding sequence GTGAACGCAGCCGAGATCCACGTCGAAGTCGCCCCCGCGCTCCATGTGTTCGTACCGCAGGCCCGGCGCGCCGGTACGACCCCCTTGGCCACGGACGGCGTCTCCACCCTCGGCCATGTCATCGAGTCCCTGGGCGTGCCGCTGACCGAGGTGGGCGCCCTGCTGGTGGACGGCCACGAGGTCCCGGTGTCACACATCCCGAAGCCGGGCGAGCACGTGAGCGTACGCCCGGTCGCCCGCCCCCAGCAGGTTCCCGGCGCCCCGCTCCGCTTCCTCCTCGACGTCCACCTCGGCACCCTGGCCCGCCGCCTGCGCCTCCTCGGCGTGGACACGGCGTACGAGTCGACGGACATCGGCGACCCGGCGCTGGCGGCCCGCTCGGCAGCCGAGAAACGCGTGATGCTGAGCCGCGACCGGGGCCTGCTGCGCCGCCGTGAACTCTGGGCGGGCGCCTTCGTCTACAGCACCCGCCCCGACGACCAGCTCCACGACGTCCTCGACCGCTTCGCCCCCGCCCTGCACCCCTGGACCCGCTGCACGGCCTGCAACGGCCTGCTGAAACAAGCGACAAAGGAAGAACTGGCCGACCAGCTCAAGGGCGGCACCCAACGCTCGTACGACGTCTTCGCCCAGTGCACCTCCTGCGGCCGTGCGTACTGGAAGGGCGCCCACCACGACCAGCTGGAGGCGGTCGTGGAGCGGGCGTTGAGCATGCGTACCCAGGGGGATTGA
- a CDS encoding thioredoxin domain-containing protein, whose protein sequence is MNRLAHETSPYLLQHADNPVDWWPWSAEAFAEAREAGKPVLLSVGYSSCHWCHVMAHESFEDQATADYLNEHFVSVKVDREERPDVDAVYMEAVQAATGQGGWPMTVFLTPDAEPFYFGTYFPPAPRHGMPSFRQVLEGVRQAWDTRRDEVGEVAGKIVRDLAQREISHQGDRVPGEEELAQALLGLTREYDPQRGGFGGAPKFPPSMVLEFLLRHHARTGSEGALQMAQDTCERMARGGIYDQLGGGFARYSVDRDWVVPHFEKMLYDNALLCRVYAHLWRATGSDLARRVALETADFLVRELRTDEGGFASALDADSDDGSGRHVEGAYYVWTPEQLRAALGDADGDLAAQYFGVTDEGTFEHGQSVLQLPQTEGVFDAEKVDSMRTRLLAERAGRPAPGRDDKVVAAWNGLAIAALAETGAYFDRPDLIETALGAADLLVRVHLDEHARLARTSKDGRVGPNTGVLEDYGDVAEGFLALASVTGEGVWLDFAGLLLDHVLTRFADPGSGALYDTAADAERLIRRPQDPTDNATPSGWTAAAGALLGYAAHTGSEAHRTAAERALGVVTTLGPRVPRFIGWGLAVAEALLDGPKEIAVVGTSPADKETTALHRTALLGTAPGAVVAVGAPESDEFPLLSGRSLVAGQPAVYVCRNFTCDAPTTDPERLRAALNRR, encoded by the coding sequence GTGAACCGACTGGCGCATGAGACGTCCCCGTACCTCCTCCAGCACGCCGACAACCCCGTCGACTGGTGGCCCTGGTCGGCCGAGGCCTTCGCCGAGGCCCGCGAGGCCGGCAAACCCGTCCTGCTGAGCGTCGGGTACTCCAGCTGCCACTGGTGCCATGTCATGGCTCACGAGTCCTTCGAGGACCAGGCCACCGCCGACTACCTCAACGAGCACTTCGTCAGCGTCAAGGTCGACCGCGAGGAGCGCCCCGACGTCGACGCCGTCTACATGGAGGCCGTCCAGGCCGCCACCGGCCAGGGCGGCTGGCCCATGACCGTGTTCCTCACCCCGGACGCCGAACCCTTCTACTTCGGGACCTACTTCCCGCCCGCGCCCCGGCACGGCATGCCCTCCTTCCGGCAGGTGCTGGAGGGTGTCCGGCAGGCCTGGGACACCCGGCGCGACGAGGTCGGCGAGGTCGCCGGGAAGATCGTGCGCGACCTCGCCCAGCGGGAGATCAGCCACCAGGGCGACCGCGTGCCCGGCGAGGAGGAACTCGCCCAGGCCCTGCTCGGTCTCACCCGGGAGTACGACCCGCAGCGCGGCGGATTCGGCGGGGCGCCGAAGTTCCCGCCGTCGATGGTCCTGGAGTTCCTGCTGCGCCACCACGCGCGCACCGGCTCCGAGGGCGCCCTCCAGATGGCCCAGGACACCTGCGAGCGCATGGCCCGGGGCGGGATCTACGACCAGCTGGGCGGCGGGTTCGCCCGTTACTCCGTCGACCGTGACTGGGTCGTGCCGCATTTCGAGAAGATGCTGTACGACAACGCGCTGCTGTGCCGCGTGTACGCCCATCTCTGGCGGGCCACCGGCTCGGACCTCGCCCGGCGCGTCGCGCTGGAGACCGCGGACTTCCTGGTCCGTGAACTGCGCACGGACGAGGGCGGGTTCGCCTCCGCGCTCGATGCCGACAGTGACGACGGCAGTGGGCGGCACGTCGAGGGGGCGTACTACGTCTGGACGCCCGAGCAGCTGCGCGCCGCCCTCGGGGACGCGGACGGCGACCTCGCCGCCCAGTACTTCGGGGTGACCGACGAGGGCACCTTCGAGCACGGGCAGTCCGTTCTCCAACTGCCGCAGACGGAAGGTGTCTTCGACGCCGAGAAGGTCGACTCCATGCGCACCCGGCTTCTCGCCGAGCGCGCCGGACGCCCTGCCCCCGGCCGGGACGACAAGGTCGTCGCCGCCTGGAACGGGCTCGCGATCGCCGCGCTCGCCGAGACCGGCGCCTACTTCGACCGTCCCGACCTGATCGAGACCGCCCTCGGTGCCGCCGACCTCCTCGTGCGCGTGCACCTCGACGAGCACGCCCGGCTCGCCCGCACCAGCAAGGACGGCCGCGTCGGCCCCAACACCGGGGTGCTGGAGGACTACGGCGACGTCGCCGAGGGCTTCCTCGCGCTCGCCTCCGTGACGGGGGAGGGCGTCTGGCTCGACTTCGCCGGACTGCTCCTCGACCATGTGCTCACCCGGTTCGCCGACCCGGGGAGTGGCGCGCTCTACGACACCGCCGCCGACGCCGAGCGGCTCATCCGCCGGCCGCAGGACCCCACCGACAACGCCACCCCGTCGGGATGGACCGCGGCGGCCGGTGCCCTGCTCGGCTATGCCGCGCACACCGGTTCGGAGGCGCACCGGACGGCGGCCGAGCGGGCGCTGGGTGTCGTCACCACGCTCGGGCCGCGCGTACCGCGGTTCATCGGCTGGGGGCTCGCCGTCGCCGAGGCCCTCCTCGACGGACCGAAGGAGATCGCCGTCGTCGGCACCTCACCGGCCGACAAGGAGACAACCGCCCTGCACCGCACGGCACTTCTGGGGACGGCCCCCGGGGCCGTCGTGGCCGTCGGGGCTCCGGAGAGCGATGAGTTCCCGCTGCTTTCCGGCCGCTCGCTGGTGGCCGGTCAACCTGCGGTTTACGTCTGCCGTAACTTCACGTGCGACGCCCCGACGACGGATCCGGAACGGCTGCGGGCGGCCTTGAACCGGCGCTGA
- a CDS encoding glycosyltransferase has translation MSEYTAPVPGLDAVEIPEPGAVTLVVPTFNESANIRQLLHHITESVPERMPCEVLFVDDSTDDTPEVIREAAEDCPYPVAVLHREEPVGGLGGAVVEGLKAAGSEWIVVMDGDCQHPPSLVPELIATGERTNAGLVVASRYIAGGSRAGLAGGYRVAVSRGATWLAKALFPRRLHGISDPMSGFFAIRRSVVTADALKPLGYKILLELAVRSRPRQVAEVPFVFQDRYAGESKSTAREGFRFLRHLAGLRTASPVARMIGFGLIGASGFVPNLVGLAALTGLGLHYVLAEILANQLGVAWNFLLIEQLLFRDRRAHRRWWDRLGRFALLANADLVLRIPLIALLVDRFGMGALAATALALVMTFVLRFAGTEALVYLPRRRGSRARRAV, from the coding sequence ATGAGCGAGTACACCGCGCCCGTACCCGGCCTCGACGCCGTCGAGATACCTGAACCCGGCGCCGTCACCCTCGTCGTACCGACCTTCAACGAGTCCGCGAACATCCGTCAACTGCTGCACCACATCACCGAGTCGGTGCCCGAGCGGATGCCGTGCGAGGTCCTCTTCGTGGACGACTCCACCGACGACACACCCGAGGTCATCCGCGAGGCCGCCGAGGACTGCCCGTACCCGGTGGCCGTACTGCACCGCGAGGAACCCGTCGGCGGGCTCGGCGGGGCGGTGGTCGAGGGGCTGAAGGCGGCGGGCTCGGAGTGGATCGTCGTCATGGACGGCGACTGCCAGCATCCGCCGTCCCTGGTACCGGAGTTGATCGCCACCGGGGAGCGTACGAACGCCGGACTGGTCGTCGCCTCCCGGTACATCGCGGGCGGCAGCCGGGCCGGGCTCGCCGGTGGCTACCGGGTCGCCGTCTCGCGCGGTGCGACCTGGCTCGCCAAGGCCCTCTTCCCGCGCCGGCTGCACGGCATCAGCGATCCGATGAGCGGCTTCTTCGCCATCCGGCGCAGCGTGGTCACGGCCGATGCGCTGAAGCCGCTCGGCTACAAGATCCTGCTGGAGCTGGCCGTGCGCAGCCGGCCCCGGCAGGTCGCCGAGGTGCCGTTCGTCTTCCAGGACCGGTACGCGGGCGAGTCCAAGTCCACGGCGCGGGAAGGCTTCCGCTTCCTGCGCCACCTGGCGGGCCTGCGCACCGCGTCCCCGGTCGCCCGCATGATCGGCTTCGGGCTGATCGGGGCGAGCGGCTTCGTGCCCAATCTGGTGGGCCTCGCCGCCCTGACGGGGCTCGGCCTGCACTACGTGCTCGCCGAGATCCTCGCCAACCAACTGGGCGTCGCCTGGAACTTCCTGCTCATCGAGCAGCTGCTGTTCCGTGACCGGCGCGCGCACCGCCGCTGGTGGGACCGGCTCGGCCGGTTCGCGCTGCTCGCCAACGCCGACCTCGTGCTGCGGATCCCGCTGATCGCGCTGCTCGTCGACCGGTTCGGCATGGGCGCCCTGGCCGCGACCGCGCTCGCGCTGGTCATGACGTTCGTCCTGCGCTTCGCCGGGACCGAAGCGCTGGTCTATCTCCCCCGTCGCCGGGGGAGCCGAGCAAGGAGAGCCGTGTGA
- a CDS encoding ArnT family glycosyltransferase, translating to MTSTLPAVTAATVPAQRQAAPTTRSTGRTQPPVRLRSSRPDLLLCGALLVAILVVQGWNIADYPTLSDDEGTYLAQAWAVQQGRGLAHYTYWYDHPPLGWIQIALLSWLPSKLSPGSMTVGTMRLAMLLISGVSAVLVYVLGRRLSLPRWAAGLGMALFGLSPLAVVLSREIFLDNIAVMWLLLAFCLAASPSRHLWHHFGAGLAAAAGVLTKETMLVVLPALLVTMWRHSHRDTRKFALTGAVTACALIGFSYPLFALLKGELFPGAGHVSLWDGITYQMSRPGSGFILDQGSGSYGVLHSWLYYDRVLPLGGLVGALLLLVTWRWSVTARALAGPSLTVAILAVVALRPNGYLPAMYVIGALPFLALVLAGAAASVAHAVLRRWRAESEKRYVTGGRYALAAVLALAAGAYVVPHWYDGDRTAVTADANKPYRQASHWLSTKVADPKDTRVLVDDALWLDLVHAGYRPGLGAIWFYKADLDPAVTKTMPHGWRDIDYVVASPTVRRDAKDLPNVRAAIQHSAPVATFGTGEDRVEIRQIQATGSAR from the coding sequence GTGACCTCCACCCTTCCCGCGGTGACCGCAGCGACGGTCCCCGCGCAGCGCCAGGCTGCGCCCACGACACGTTCGACCGGTCGAACGCAGCCTCCGGTACGACTCCGGTCCTCCCGCCCCGACCTGCTGCTCTGCGGTGCGCTGCTCGTGGCGATCCTCGTCGTCCAGGGCTGGAACATCGCCGACTACCCGACCCTCAGCGACGACGAGGGCACCTACCTCGCCCAGGCCTGGGCCGTCCAGCAGGGCCGGGGACTTGCCCACTACACCTACTGGTACGACCACCCGCCGCTCGGCTGGATCCAGATAGCCCTGCTCAGCTGGCTCCCCTCGAAGCTCAGCCCCGGCTCCATGACCGTCGGCACCATGCGCCTCGCCATGCTGCTGATCAGCGGCGTCAGCGCGGTCCTCGTCTACGTCCTCGGCCGCCGCCTCTCCCTGCCGCGCTGGGCCGCCGGACTTGGCATGGCCCTGTTCGGGCTGTCCCCGCTCGCGGTCGTCCTCAGCCGGGAGATCTTCCTCGACAACATCGCCGTGATGTGGCTGCTGCTGGCGTTCTGCCTCGCCGCCTCGCCCAGCCGCCACCTCTGGCACCACTTCGGCGCGGGCCTCGCCGCCGCCGCGGGCGTGCTCACCAAGGAGACGATGCTCGTCGTCCTGCCCGCCCTGCTCGTCACCATGTGGCGGCACAGCCACCGCGACACCCGCAAGTTCGCCCTCACCGGAGCCGTCACCGCCTGCGCCCTGATCGGCTTCTCGTACCCGCTGTTCGCGCTGCTCAAGGGCGAGCTGTTCCCGGGCGCCGGACACGTCTCCCTGTGGGACGGCATCACCTACCAGATGTCCCGGCCCGGGTCCGGCTTCATCCTCGACCAGGGCTCCGGCTCGTACGGCGTGCTGCACTCCTGGCTCTACTACGACCGGGTCCTGCCCCTCGGCGGCCTCGTCGGCGCCCTGCTCCTGCTGGTCACCTGGCGCTGGTCGGTCACCGCCCGCGCGCTCGCCGGACCGTCCTTGACCGTGGCCATCCTGGCCGTCGTAGCCCTCAGGCCGAACGGCTATCTGCCCGCCATGTACGTCATCGGCGCCCTGCCCTTCCTCGCCCTGGTACTGGCCGGCGCCGCCGCCTCCGTCGCGCACGCGGTGCTGCGCCGGTGGCGGGCCGAGAGCGAGAAGCGGTACGTCACCGGCGGCCGGTACGCGCTCGCCGCCGTGCTCGCGCTCGCCGCCGGCGCCTACGTCGTACCGCACTGGTACGACGGCGACCGCACCGCCGTCACCGCCGACGCCAACAAGCCCTACCGGCAGGCCTCCCACTGGCTCAGCACGAAGGTCGCGGACCCGAAGGACACCCGCGTCCTCGTCGACGACGCCCTCTGGCTGGACCTCGTACACGCCGGATACCGGCCCGGACTCGGCGCCATCTGGTTCTACAAGGCCGACCTCGACCCGGCCGTCACGAAGACCATGCCGCACGGCTGGCGGGACATCGACTACGTCGTCGCCTCGCCGACCGTCCGCCGCGACGCCAAGGACCTGCCCAATGTCAGGGCCGCCATCCAGCACTCCGCGCCGGTCGCCACCTTCGGCACCGGAGAGGACCGCGTCGAGATCCGGCAGATCCAGGCCACCGGGAGTGCCCGATGA
- a CDS encoding galactose oxidase-like domain-containing protein has product MSRKYRRRTALAGVGALTAGLLLTAPQPAEAANLIKNPGFETAGTNDMPYCWEKSGWGDNDFTFETTSDAHSGTKAMKVTLTRRVDGDRKAMITESTDCAPVVTVGKQYDLGLWYKTTTPDANVTLFRHDTTAGWQYWTDVKTLDMASDWTQASVRTPEIPAGTDRITWGVSVYGTGSATTDDYTMDQVPDVTPPAQCTGTSDQCAGGSWSVLPTQNPVRSMHSVVLKNGKVLLIAGSGNSEEQFNAGTFTSAVYNPADGTYKVIPTPKDMFCAGHVQLQDGRVLVLSGNKAYPVAGGHGYEGFRDSYIFDPATETYTKTNDLNDGHWYPSATELGNGDVITFGGLREDSTGSVTAERWSDAQQQWLPTWQVNQTWSYWGLYPAMILMQDGRLFYTGSHVFGNNIPGTGSAIYDYGANTITQIPGLQNKDERDQSASVLLPPAQDQRVLTIGGGNIDSNPDANRLTDLIDLKQPNPSYVAGPPLPQGTVDLGNGPQPETGSQGKMYVSAVLLPDGKVLETGGALHNRANPVYESSLYDPGTNTFQQVAADPQARGYHSSAFLLPDGRVMATGDNPGNGSWNHNVSIYTPSYLFKGPRPTITSVISQEWKYGDTQRITVDRPIAKAELIRPAAVTHSSDPNQRFVDLPLSVDGNNVDLNVTNNPNVAPPGWYMLFAVDANGVPSVAQWVHLTGPTAMTAASPHVHSFADSLTGKVSGPGKKRTSQQVSPTLSGCDRHYGSINVCVPTVFPPEVKKTTAARCAWLRENNYGRLKVNGGDDPLGLDPNRDGVACGKGDVRRR; this is encoded by the coding sequence GTGAGCCGTAAGTACCGCAGACGGACCGCGCTGGCCGGGGTGGGCGCCCTGACCGCCGGTCTGCTTCTGACCGCACCCCAGCCGGCCGAGGCCGCCAACCTGATCAAGAACCCCGGCTTCGAGACCGCCGGCACGAACGACATGCCGTACTGCTGGGAGAAGTCCGGCTGGGGCGACAACGACTTCACCTTCGAGACGACCTCGGACGCGCACTCCGGGACCAAGGCCATGAAGGTCACGCTGACCCGCCGGGTCGACGGCGACCGCAAGGCGATGATCACCGAGTCCACCGACTGCGCGCCGGTCGTGACCGTCGGCAAGCAGTACGACCTGGGCCTCTGGTACAAGACCACGACCCCCGACGCGAACGTCACGCTGTTCCGGCACGACACGACGGCCGGCTGGCAGTACTGGACCGACGTCAAGACGCTGGACATGGCCTCGGACTGGACCCAGGCGTCGGTCCGCACCCCCGAGATCCCGGCCGGCACCGACCGCATCACCTGGGGTGTCTCCGTGTACGGCACCGGGTCGGCGACCACCGACGACTACACCATGGACCAGGTGCCGGACGTGACCCCGCCCGCACAGTGCACCGGCACCAGCGACCAGTGCGCGGGCGGCAGCTGGTCGGTCCTGCCGACGCAGAACCCGGTCCGCTCCATGCACTCCGTCGTGCTGAAGAACGGCAAGGTGCTGCTGATCGCCGGCTCCGGCAACAGCGAGGAGCAGTTCAACGCGGGCACGTTCACGAGCGCGGTGTACAACCCGGCCGACGGCACCTACAAGGTCATCCCGACGCCGAAGGACATGTTCTGCGCGGGCCATGTCCAGCTCCAGGACGGCCGGGTGCTGGTCCTGAGCGGCAACAAGGCGTACCCGGTCGCGGGCGGGCACGGGTACGAGGGCTTCAGGGACTCGTACATCTTCGACCCGGCGACGGAGACGTACACCAAGACGAACGACCTGAACGACGGCCACTGGTACCCGTCGGCGACCGAGCTCGGCAACGGTGACGTCATCACCTTCGGCGGGCTGCGCGAGGACTCCACCGGCTCGGTGACCGCCGAGCGCTGGTCGGACGCGCAGCAGCAGTGGCTGCCGACGTGGCAGGTCAACCAGACCTGGTCGTACTGGGGCCTGTACCCGGCGATGATCCTGATGCAGGACGGCCGCCTCTTCTACACGGGCAGCCATGTCTTCGGCAACAACATCCCCGGCACGGGCTCGGCGATCTACGACTACGGCGCCAACACGATCACGCAGATCCCGGGGCTCCAGAACAAGGACGAGCGGGACCAGTCGGCGTCCGTGCTGCTGCCTCCGGCGCAGGACCAGCGGGTGCTGACGATCGGCGGCGGCAACATCGACTCCAACCCCGACGCCAACCGCCTCACGGACCTGATCGACCTCAAGCAGCCGAACCCGTCGTACGTCGCCGGGCCGCCGCTGCCGCAGGGCACGGTCGACCTCGGGAACGGGCCGCAGCCGGAGACCGGTTCCCAGGGCAAGATGTACGTCTCCGCCGTGCTGCTGCCCGACGGCAAGGTGCTGGAGACGGGCGGCGCCCTGCACAACCGGGCCAACCCGGTGTACGAGTCCTCGCTGTACGACCCCGGCACCAACACCTTCCAGCAGGTCGCCGCCGACCCCCAGGCCCGCGGCTACCACTCCTCGGCGTTCCTGCTGCCCGACGGCCGGGTGATGGCCACCGGCGACAACCCGGGCAACGGCAGCTGGAACCACAACGTGTCCATCTACACCCCGTCGTACCTCTTCAAGGGCCCCCGGCCGACGATCACCTCGGTGATCAGCCAGGAGTGGAAGTACGGCGACACCCAGCGGATCACGGTGGACCGCCCGATCGCGAAAGCGGAGCTGATCCGCCCGGCGGCGGTGACCCACTCCTCGGACCCGAACCAGCGCTTCGTGGACCTGCCGCTGTCGGTGGACGGCAACAACGTCGACCTGAACGTGACGAACAACCCGAACGTCGCCCCGCCCGGCTGGTACATGCTCTTCGCGGTCGACGCCAACGGCGTTCCGTCCGTTGCCCAGTGGGTCCATCTGACGGGCCCGACGGCCATGACCGCCGCCTCGCCGCACGTCCACTCCTTCGCCGACTCCCTGACCGGCAAGGTCTCCGGCCCCGGCAAGAAGCGCACGTCCCAGCAGGTCAGCCCGACGCTCTCCGGCTGCGACCGCCACTACGGCTCGATCAACGTGTGCGTACCGACCGTCTTCCCGCCCGAGGTGAAGAAGACGACGGCCGCCCGCTGCGCCTGGCTTCGGGAGAACAACTACGGCCGGCTGAAGGTCAACGGCGGGGACGATCCGCTGGGGCTCGACCCGAACCGGGACGGGGTGGCGTGCGGAAAGGGGGACGTCAGGCGCCGCTGA